From the genome of Triticum aestivum cultivar Chinese Spring chromosome 3B, IWGSC CS RefSeq v2.1, whole genome shotgun sequence, one region includes:
- the LOC123064842 gene encoding uncharacterized protein, with protein MGCGASVPNGKGRKRRSVVQEVAVFIPTIRVPVATDVVQPLRGLVSKELVDRLATLRTNVVALAEDIYHGDMSAVSELQRALEEYLPVVLGLTAKESRLEASVQFNWRTIDDDKDCCLASAWYEVLSVVHMMAMLALFEANLKLIPRDGQNGIEKKVSEDSKKDVVDSLLRASGCLDYSVHHILVKIPAQTKKGFPSYLQEGMLEAISIQSLAQCVEIQLGLASDCEKATLSVKRRLACEQVSYFSKAHYCLSGCDTSDSYGKKLLLFLNWKCMDAKAVAYYYHALVLDKGSEPTNHISAVCCLSAADDLLAESKRACLSFCLANPITRVPPPWGIMKNMHKKIPDVAYKKFQIYGHLFEQDKKSALQSLPDLPEFPLSLRPEDYEFPGTDAIWENVDCQPQIQSLKEHLEDDEETEDSK; from the exons ATGGGGTGTGGCGCGTCAGTCCCCAACGGGAAGGGCAGGAAGCGCCGGAGTGTCGTACAGGAGGTCGCCGTGTTTATCCCGACCATCCGTGTCCCGGTGGCCACCGACGTCGTCCAACCGCTCAGGGGACTGGTCTCCAAGGAGCTCGTCGATCGCCTCGCGACGCTCCGTACGAACGTCGTCGCGCTGGCTGAAGATATCT ATCATGGGGATATGTCGGCTGTCTCTGAATTGCAACGCGCCCTCGAGGAGTACCTGCCGGTTGTTCTTGGTTTAACAGCGAAGG AGAGCCGTCTTGAAGCATCTGTGCAATTCAACTGGAGGACCATAGACGATGACAAG GATTGCTGTCTTGCGAGCGCGTGGTACGAAGTTCTTTCTGTTGTCCACATGATGGCGATGCTTGCGCTGTTTGAGGCAAACCTCAAACTCATCCCGAGAGACGGTCAAAATGGAATTGAAAAGAAGGTATCTGAAG ATTCAAAGAAGGATGTTGTCGACTCATTGCTCAGGGCGTCAGGGTGCTTAGACTACTCCGTGCATCACATACTTGTTAAGATACCTGCGCAAACTAA GAAAGGCTTTCCTAGTTACCTGCAGGAAGGTATGCTTGAGGCCATCTCAATTCAGTCTTTGGCTCAG TGTGTAGAAATACAGCTTGGGTTGGCTTCTGACTGTGAAAAGGCgacgttgtcggtgaagaggcggCTAGCCTGCGAGCAAGTCAGCTATTTTTCAAAG GCTCACTATTGTCTGTCGGGATGCGACACGAGCGACTCTTATGGGAAGAAGCTTCTGCTCTTCCTCAACTGGAAATGCATGGACGCCAAG GCAGTGGCATACTACTACCATGCTCTAGTGCTCGACAAGGGGAGCGAGCCGACCAACCATATAAGCGCGGTCTGCTGCCTCTCTGCAGCCGATGACCTCCTTGCAGAGAGCAAGAGGGCTTGTCTGAGCTTTTGCCTGGCAAATCCCATCACAAG GGTGCCTCCCCCTTggggcatcatgaagaacatgcacAAGAAAATTCCAGATGTCGCGTACAAGAAATTCCAAATCTACGGGCATCTTTTCGAGCAAGACAAGAAAAG TGCCCTTCAATCCTTGCCCGATCTTCCGGAGTTTCCGCTGTCGCTGAGACCCGAAGACTACGAATTTCCGGGCACCGATGCGATCTGGGAGAATGTTGATTGTCAACCCCAGATTCAGAGCCTCAAGGAGCATCTGGAGGACGACGAAGAAACAGAGGATTCAAAATAG